A window of Candidatus Saccharibacteria bacterium oral taxon 488 genomic DNA:
CTTTGGCAACATGCCTTTGACAGCTTCTTCAATAATTCGTTCTGGGTGGCGTTCACGCATTTCTTTGAACTGCGTTTCTTTGATGCCGCCCGGGAAACCACTGTGACGGTAGTAGTACTTGTCGGTTTCCTTGTAGCCAGTAACGACGGTGTTTGCGGCGTTAATAACCACCACATAGTCGCCACCATCAACGTGTGGTGTGTAGGTTGGCTTGTATTTACCGGTCAGGTGTTTAGCAATTTCAGTTGCCAAGCGACCGAGTGGCAATTCGCTCGCGTCAAACAATACCCAGCGGCGAGAAACGTCAGATGGTTTTTGTGAATAAGTCTTCATCTTATTTCTCCTTCTTTGGCATTGGTTTGATGTCGTCGACAAACTCGATGATTGCCATTTGCGCGCCGTCGCCAACACGCAAACGTGTTCGTTCAACGCGAACGTGTCCGCTGGTGCGGCCGCCGAGTTGCGGGGCAATTTCATCAACGAGCTTGTAAGCAGCAGCGCGGGTGCTGAGTGCTGCGATCACCTGGCGGCGGCTGGCTAGATCGCCCTTCTTCGCCTTGG
This region includes:
- the rplM gene encoding 50S ribosomal protein L13, which produces MKTYSQKPSDVSRRWVLFDASELPLGRLATEIAKHLTGKYKPTYTPHVDGGDYVVVINAANTVVTGYKETDKYYYRHSGFPGGIKETQFKEMRERHPERIIEEAVKGMLPKNKLQAERLKRLRVFAGSEHAHAAQTPEKVEVK
- the rplQ gene encoding 50S ribosomal protein L17 — its product is MHRHGYQGRKFGRERDQRRALLRGLATSLVEYGKIETTLPKAKELKRHIEKIITKAKKGDLASRRQVIAALSTRAAAYKLVDEIAPQLGGRTSGHVRVERTRLRVGDGAQMAIIEFVDDIKPMPKKEK